The genomic region GTGAGCACGCCGGCCACGAAGAGCTCGGCCACCCGCACCAGCCGCTGCTTGACGTGGCGCCCCGAGATCCGGCGGTGCACCGCGATCGGCGTCACCACCAGCGCGGTCGTCAGCAGCGCGACCAGCACGATCACCAGGTAGAGGGTGCGCTGGTAGGTGTCGAGCTCGTCGAACTTGCTCTGGAACGGCAGCGTCAGCAGGAACCCGGCGATCAGCTGGGTGCCGGTCTGCATCACGCGCAGCTCCTGCAGCAGGTCGTTCCACTTGC from Nocardioides salarius harbors:
- a CDS encoding DUF6328 family protein — protein: MASRDAQGSGREETVDEQADRKWNDLLQELRVMQTGTQLIAGFLLTLPFQSKFDELDTYQRTLYLVIVLVALLTTALVVTPIAVHRRISGRHVKQRLVRVAELFVAGVLTGIGLLLVGISMFVFDVVLGRAAGIVVGVPLLVVVLLLLVGVPERMLRHSS